One window of the Capnocytophaga haemolytica genome contains the following:
- a CDS encoding S46 family peptidase — protein sequence MKRISITLLALLLLFPVARADEGMWFLMFIKRLNGRDMQKLGLQLTPEEIYSINHNSLKDAIVQFNGGCTASIISKDGLVLTNHHCGYENIAELSTPASNHLKNGFWAKNHSEELHPKESYVRFFVRMDDVTKRMLAVVDKSMSESEREAALNREIAKIQKENDGGGKYTVSVRSFFQGNEFYYFVYQDFKDVRLVGTPPESVGKFGGDTDNWEWPRHTADFSLFRVYTNKNGEAAEYAPDNIPMQAKTYLKVSLNGVKDKDFAMIMGYPGTTNRWEASYWVDQKVKYAYPAWVEGSKTAMDAMKQFMDKDDAIRLKYASQYSQIANYWKNRQGMIDALTKYKTADTKRAAEAKFAKWANKKKNKAEYGDVLNTMANYFEKTNIKAADDNYLISIIRASALAIIPYRTVMLLRAAEKAGASPEMVRERLAEILAPYDDINIEVEKAILANTLKLYATKGTHIADEVARIKADYNGDFNRYVDEAVAGSAFKSKDNAALVTTSTSIAELEKDPLFVLSSSLLDKYRDQSPELVALNDSYKGAFRRFVEGMRVSKISAIRYPDANSTLRLTYGTVDPLATDSRNADVSKNYYTTFKTMVAKYKKDDPEFDMPQRMLDLYSSNNFGRYIDKDGSMHLNFLTNNDITGGNSGSPVMNGKGELIGLAFDGNIEAMAGDVIFDKKLQRTINVDIRYVLWVIDIYAGAKNIIDEMTIAQ from the coding sequence ATGAAGAGAATAAGTATAACATTACTGGCGCTGTTACTGCTATTTCCAGTAGCAAGAGCCGATGAAGGAATGTGGTTCTTGATGTTTATCAAGCGACTCAATGGGCGCGATATGCAAAAATTAGGGCTCCAGCTTACCCCAGAAGAGATTTATTCCATTAACCACAACAGTTTGAAGGACGCCATCGTGCAATTCAACGGAGGTTGCACAGCGAGCATCATCTCCAAAGATGGTTTAGTGCTCACCAATCACCACTGTGGCTATGAGAACATTGCTGAGCTATCGACCCCTGCAAGCAATCACCTCAAGAATGGCTTCTGGGCAAAGAACCACAGTGAGGAATTGCACCCAAAGGAATCGTACGTGCGCTTCTTTGTGCGTATGGACGACGTAACGAAGCGTATGCTCGCGGTGGTGGACAAATCTATGAGCGAGAGTGAGCGAGAGGCAGCACTGAATCGCGAAATCGCTAAAATACAGAAGGAGAACGACGGCGGCGGCAAATACACCGTATCAGTGCGTTCTTTCTTCCAAGGAAATGAGTTTTACTATTTTGTATACCAAGATTTTAAAGATGTGCGCCTTGTGGGTACACCCCCCGAAAGTGTGGGTAAATTCGGCGGTGATACCGATAACTGGGAATGGCCACGCCATACTGCCGACTTCTCCCTCTTCCGCGTATACACAAATAAGAATGGTGAAGCTGCTGAGTACGCTCCTGATAATATCCCGATGCAAGCCAAAACCTATTTAAAGGTAAGCCTCAATGGGGTGAAGGACAAAGATTTTGCAATGATTATGGGCTATCCTGGGACGACCAACCGTTGGGAGGCATCGTATTGGGTAGATCAGAAGGTAAAATATGCTTATCCTGCCTGGGTAGAAGGTTCAAAAACCGCTATGGATGCTATGAAACAGTTTATGGATAAGGATGATGCCATCCGCCTTAAATATGCCTCGCAATACTCGCAGATCGCCAACTATTGGAAGAACCGCCAAGGGATGATCGATGCCCTTACTAAGTACAAAACAGCTGATACCAAGCGCGCCGCTGAAGCTAAGTTCGCTAAGTGGGCTAATAAAAAGAAAAACAAAGCTGAGTATGGCGACGTACTCAATACGATGGCAAACTACTTTGAAAAGACCAACATAAAGGCTGCTGACGATAACTATCTGATTTCAATCATCCGCGCCTCAGCATTGGCAATCATCCCGTACCGTACTGTGATGCTGCTACGTGCTGCTGAAAAGGCAGGCGCAAGCCCAGAGATGGTGCGCGAGCGACTTGCTGAGATACTCGCCCCGTATGACGATATAAATATAGAGGTTGAAAAAGCCATTCTGGCAAACACACTGAAGCTCTATGCTACCAAAGGCACCCATATTGCAGATGAGGTGGCGCGCATCAAGGCGGATTACAATGGCGACTTCAATCGCTATGTGGATGAGGCAGTAGCCGGCAGCGCCTTCAAGAGCAAAGATAACGCTGCCTTAGTCACTACCAGCACTTCTATTGCTGAGTTGGAGAAAGACCCACTGTTTGTGCTCTCATCCTCTCTGCTGGATAAATACCGCGACCAATCGCCTGAGTTAGTAGCTTTGAATGATAGCTACAAAGGGGCATTCCGCCGATTCGTAGAGGGTATGAGAGTATCAAAGATTAGTGCGATACGCTACCCTGATGCTAATTCAACCCTCCGACTGACTTACGGAACGGTCGATCCACTTGCGACAGACAGCCGAAATGCTGATGTGAGCAAAAATTACTACACTACTTTCAAAACAATGGTTGCCAAATACAAAAAGGACGACCCAGAATTCGATATGCCACAGCGTATGCTCGACCTCTATTCGAGTAATAATTTCGGCAGGTATATAGATAAAGATGGCTCAATGCACCTGAACTTCCTTACCAATAATGACATCACAGGAGGTAACTCAGGCTCGCCCGTGATGAACGGCAAAGGAGAGCTCATAGGGCTGGCTTTCGATGGCAATATAGAGGCAATGGCAGGCGATGTAATCTTCGACAAAAAGTTACAACGCACCATCAACGTCGATATCCGCTATGTGCTTTGGGTAATTGACATTTACGCAGGAGCAAAAAATATCATCGATGAGATGACTATCGCCCAATAA
- a CDS encoding KpsF/GutQ family sugar-phosphate isomerase, whose translation MNHKDIITIAQQTIAEEGKAVLGLADYLTNDFVQAVEHILASKGRVVITGIGKSAIIANKIVATMNSTGTPSIFMHAADAIHGDLGIIQADDVVICISKSGNTPEIKVLVPLLKRGANKLIAITSNRNSVLAQQADWVLYAHVEKEACPNNLAPTTSTTAQLVLGDALAVCLLEMKHFGKEDFAKYHPGGALGKRLYLKVSDIVTHNQKPAVSPATDVKQVIVEISEKMLGATAVIAEGKIVGVVTDGDIRRMLSRTDSISGLTAADIMSPNPKTIDLDALAIDALELMQRNKITQLLVTEGGTYVGIVHLHNLVQEGLL comes from the coding sequence ATGAACCATAAAGATATTATTACAATTGCACAGCAGACCATCGCTGAAGAGGGTAAAGCAGTGTTGGGGCTGGCTGATTATCTCACGAACGACTTTGTGCAGGCGGTGGAGCATATCCTCGCTAGCAAAGGACGCGTGGTGATTACGGGCATAGGCAAAAGTGCCATCATTGCCAACAAAATCGTGGCTACGATGAACTCCACAGGCACGCCTTCGATATTTATGCACGCTGCCGATGCTATCCACGGCGATTTGGGTATTATCCAAGCCGACGATGTGGTGATTTGTATCTCCAAAAGCGGTAATACACCTGAGATAAAGGTGTTGGTGCCACTGCTCAAGCGTGGAGCTAACAAGCTGATTGCCATCACCTCGAATCGCAATTCGGTGTTGGCACAACAGGCAGATTGGGTGCTCTACGCTCACGTAGAAAAGGAGGCCTGTCCGAACAATCTCGCCCCGACTACCAGCACTACGGCACAACTCGTGCTGGGCGATGCGCTGGCGGTATGTCTCTTGGAAATGAAGCACTTCGGCAAGGAAGATTTTGCCAAGTATCACCCTGGGGGGGCACTGGGCAAACGGCTGTACTTAAAGGTGTCGGACATAGTAACCCATAACCAAAAGCCTGCGGTGAGCCCTGCAACAGATGTGAAGCAAGTGATTGTGGAGATTTCGGAGAAGATGCTCGGGGCTACGGCGGTGATTGCCGAAGGTAAGATTGTAGGGGTGGTAACCGATGGCGATATTCGCCGTATGCTCAGTCGCACCGATAGCATCAGTGGCTTGACGGCAGCCGATATTATGTCGCCCAACCCTAAGACCATCGACCTTGATGCCCTTGCCATCGACGCCTTAGAGCTGATGCAGCGCAATAAGATCACCCAGCTGTTGGTGACCGAGGGAGGCACTTATGTTGGCATTGTGCACCTACATAACTTAGTGCAGGAAGGACTTTTATAA
- the rpsF gene encoding 30S ribosomal protein S6, translating into MNQYETVFILNPVLSETQIKEAVEKFESFLTSRGAEFVAKENWGLKKLAYPIQNKKSGFYHLFEFKAPGEIIEAYELEFRRDERVMRFLTVKLDKHAIAWAEKRRAKLNTKKA; encoded by the coding sequence ATGAATCAATACGAAACTGTTTTCATTTTGAATCCCGTTTTATCTGAGACCCAGATAAAGGAAGCAGTAGAAAAGTTCGAGAGTTTTCTTACTTCGAGGGGTGCAGAATTTGTAGCAAAAGAGAATTGGGGGCTAAAGAAGTTGGCTTACCCTATTCAGAACAAGAAAAGCGGATTTTATCACCTCTTTGAATTCAAAGCACCAGGTGAGATTATCGAGGCTTATGAATTGGAATTTCGCCGCGATGAGCGCGTGATGCGTTTCCTTACTGTAAAGTTGGACAAACACGCAATCGCTTGGGCTGAAAAGAGAAGAGCAAAGTTGAACACTAAAAAAGCGTAA
- the rpsR gene encoding 30S ribosomal protein S18, with the protein MAVEQKKGDIKYLTPLNIDTSKQKKYCRFKRSGIKYIDYKDADFLLKFVNEQGKLLPRRLTGTSLKFQRKVATAVKRARHLALMPYVADLLK; encoded by the coding sequence ATGGCAGTAGAACAGAAAAAAGGAGACATTAAGTATCTTACTCCACTGAACATCGACACATCAAAGCAAAAGAAGTATTGTCGTTTTAAAAGATCAGGCATTAAGTATATCGACTACAAGGATGCTGACTTTTTGTTGAAGTTTGTGAATGAACAAGGCAAGTTGTTACCACGTCGCCTGACTGGTACTTCGCTAAAATTCCAACGCAAAGTGGCTACTGCTGTAAAGCGTGCACGCCACTTGGCATTGATGCCTTACGTAGCTGATTTATTAAAGTAA
- the rplI gene encoding 50S ribosomal protein L9, with product MEIILKQDVQNLGFKDDVVTVKNGYGRNYLIPQGFAVLATPSAKKVLAETLKQRAYKEQHIIDEAKKTAKSLLSLAVKIVAKVGAGDKLFGSINHGDLASELSKAGHEIDKKFINIPGNTIKRTGKYNAAIRLHREVVVDFPFEVVAEAVVVEKPAVAVPEVKAEEVVAEATVNE from the coding sequence ATGGAAATTATATTAAAACAAGACGTACAGAACTTAGGTTTTAAAGACGATGTCGTTACAGTAAAGAACGGCTACGGTCGCAATTACTTGATTCCACAAGGGTTTGCTGTATTGGCTACTCCATCTGCAAAGAAGGTATTGGCTGAAACTTTAAAGCAACGCGCTTACAAAGAACAGCATATCATCGATGAGGCTAAGAAAACAGCGAAGTCATTGCTTTCATTGGCAGTGAAGATTGTGGCAAAGGTAGGTGCTGGCGATAAGTTGTTCGGGTCTATCAATCACGGCGACTTGGCAAGTGAGCTTTCAAAGGCAGGTCACGAGATTGATAAGAAGTTCATCAACATCCCAGGGAACACTATTAAGCGTACAGGTAAGTATAATGCGGCAATCCGTTTGCACCGTGAAGTAGTGGTTGATTTCCCATTTGAGGTGGTTGCAGAAGCGGTAGTGGTAGAAAAACCAGCTGTGGCAGTTCCTGAAGTGAAAGCGGAGGAAGTGGTTGCAGAAGCTACTGTAAATGAATAA
- the cysK gene encoding cysteine synthase A, protein MAYKNVLEVIGNTPEVKINRLFGENANVYIKLERLNPGGSIKDRIALAMIEDAEARGLLKKDTVIVEPTSGNTGVGLSLVAAVKGYKLIVVMPESMSVERRKLVTAYGAEIVLTPKEQGTGGAIAKAKEIAEGIPNSWIPQQFENPANPAVHERTTAQEILKSFPEGFDYFVTGVGTGGHISGISKVLKQHFPKLKTVAVEPDQSAVLSGGKPGPHALQGLGTGFVPKTYNPEVVDEVIPISKEEAYEFARNLAKKEGILAGISTGAALAAVSKVLQRDPKARILTVNYDTGERYWSVEGLYE, encoded by the coding sequence ATGGCGTACAAAAATGTTTTAGAAGTCATCGGGAACACTCCCGAGGTGAAGATCAACAGATTGTTTGGTGAAAATGCGAATGTTTACATCAAGTTGGAACGTTTAAACCCAGGGGGGAGCATCAAAGACCGTATCGCATTGGCGATGATCGAAGATGCTGAGGCGCGGGGTCTACTCAAAAAAGACACCGTAATCGTAGAGCCTACCTCAGGGAACACAGGCGTAGGGCTATCGCTGGTAGCTGCTGTAAAGGGCTATAAGCTCATAGTGGTAATGCCAGAGTCGATGAGCGTGGAGCGCCGTAAGCTCGTAACAGCTTATGGAGCTGAAATAGTGCTCACCCCTAAAGAACAAGGCACAGGTGGAGCAATTGCTAAAGCCAAAGAGATTGCAGAAGGCATTCCTAACTCGTGGATACCTCAGCAGTTTGAGAACCCTGCAAACCCAGCTGTACACGAGCGTACTACAGCACAGGAAATACTCAAGTCATTCCCTGAAGGTTTTGACTACTTTGTAACAGGAGTGGGCACTGGTGGGCATATCTCGGGAATCTCAAAGGTACTCAAGCAGCACTTCCCTAAGCTTAAGACAGTAGCTGTAGAGCCCGACCAATCGGCAGTGCTCAGCGGTGGAAAACCTGGTCCACACGCTTTGCAGGGCTTAGGTACAGGTTTTGTCCCTAAGACTTACAACCCTGAGGTAGTAGATGAGGTAATTCCTATCTCAAAAGAAGAGGCTTATGAGTTTGCCCGCAATTTAGCTAAGAAAGAAGGTATCTTGGCAGGTATCTCTACAGGGGCAGCCTTGGCAGCCGTTAGCAAGGTGCTACAACGTGACCCTAAGGCTCGTATCCTCACAGTAAACTACGATACTGGCGAGCGTTACTGGTCAGTTGAAGGACTTTACGAATAA
- a CDS encoding serine O-acetyltransferase — MNKVNCAESLLSELYEQSSAITHHTSKQRIEHFIEGIFRFLFLIEERTCISKATIEARYEELKYDFVHIVNNFLENEEQKAQVADYYDCILPEIYNKLKEDAVFFTQSDPAATSVREVQITYPGFFAIMVYRMAHELWVRGVRLLPRILTEYAHSKTGIDIHPAAEIGVPFMIDHGTGIVIGETTVIGNYVKVYQGVTLGALSVSLDKANTKRHPTIGDNTVIYSGATVLGGDTVVGHDCIIGGNVWLTSSIEPYTKVFHKSLITVKGVEIKEEPINYII; from the coding sequence ATGAATAAAGTAAATTGTGCAGAGAGCCTGCTAAGTGAGCTATATGAGCAGAGCAGTGCCATAACCCACCACACTAGTAAGCAGCGTATTGAGCATTTTATTGAAGGGATATTTAGGTTTCTCTTCCTTATAGAAGAACGCACCTGTATCTCAAAGGCGACTATTGAAGCACGGTATGAGGAACTGAAGTATGATTTTGTACATATCGTCAATAACTTCTTAGAGAATGAGGAGCAAAAGGCACAAGTAGCTGATTACTATGATTGTATATTACCAGAGATATACAACAAATTGAAGGAAGATGCGGTATTTTTCACACAAAGCGACCCCGCAGCGACCTCAGTGCGTGAGGTGCAGATCACTTACCCAGGCTTCTTTGCCATTATGGTCTACCGTATGGCACACGAGCTATGGGTGCGAGGGGTGCGGTTGCTGCCGCGTATTCTCACTGAGTACGCCCATAGCAAAACAGGGATAGACATACACCCAGCGGCAGAGATTGGCGTTCCCTTTATGATTGACCACGGCACAGGGATCGTCATCGGCGAAACGACGGTGATAGGCAACTATGTGAAAGTATATCAAGGAGTAACGTTAGGAGCATTATCAGTATCGCTGGATAAGGCAAACACCAAGCGACACCCTACTATCGGCGATAATACCGTGATATACTCAGGGGCAACAGTGCTTGGCGGCGATACTGTGGTAGGGCACGATTGCATCATTGGTGGAAATGTATGGCTTACAAGTAGCATTGAGCCGTATACGAAGGTCTTCCATAAGAGCCTCATCACCGTAAAAGGAGTAGAAATAAAGGAAGAGCCGATTAATTATATCATATAG
- the gltX gene encoding glutamate--tRNA ligase: MVRVRFAPSPTGALHIGGVRTALFNYLFAKKHGGEFLLRIEDTDQNRYVEGAEDYIIKSLEWCGLTYDEGVGKGGKHAPYRQSERKALYREYAEALLANGWAYYAFDSAEALEAQRKAFEAKGDTFIYNWATRGSLENSLSLPKEEVEKRLQRGDAYVVRFKMPEGETLQMHDMIRGDVTIDTSTLDDKVLFKSDGMPTYHLANIVDDHLMEITHVIRGEEWLPSMALHLLLYRAFGWQAPEFAHLPLILKPVGNGKLSKRDGIKYGFPVFPMEWEEEGTLLKGFRGEGYFPEALINFLTLLGWNPGGDKEIFSIEELIELFDLEKVHKAGARFDPEKIKWFNHQYLQMKSDTALAELFQPILKEKGLSYPTAALARVVGLIKERATFVADFWELGSYFFVRPTEYDAKALKKQWKDNTSEIIDEVSDILRNAESFSSLALEERIKQYIEEKGYGFGQVMPPLRLALVGEMKGPHIFDIMEIIGKEETLDRLKNIQLATKG; encoded by the coding sequence ATGGTAAGAGTAAGATTTGCACCCAGCCCGACGGGAGCGTTGCACATAGGCGGGGTGCGCACAGCACTATTCAATTATTTATTTGCAAAGAAACACGGCGGCGAGTTCCTGCTCCGCATTGAGGATACCGACCAGAACCGCTATGTGGAAGGTGCTGAGGATTACATTATTAAGTCGCTTGAGTGGTGCGGATTGACCTACGATGAAGGCGTAGGCAAAGGCGGCAAACACGCGCCTTATCGCCAGAGTGAGCGCAAGGCTCTCTATCGCGAGTATGCTGAGGCACTCTTGGCAAATGGATGGGCGTATTACGCCTTCGATAGTGCCGAGGCTTTGGAGGCACAGCGTAAGGCATTTGAGGCAAAGGGAGATACCTTTATATATAATTGGGCAACGCGTGGTAGTTTGGAGAACTCGCTCTCGCTGCCTAAGGAAGAGGTTGAAAAGCGATTGCAGCGCGGCGATGCCTACGTGGTACGCTTTAAGATGCCTGAGGGCGAAACCCTGCAAATGCACGATATGATTCGTGGGGATGTCACTATTGATACAAGTACGCTCGACGATAAAGTGCTCTTCAAGAGCGATGGAATGCCTACCTATCACTTGGCAAATATCGTCGACGACCACCTAATGGAGATCACACACGTGATCCGCGGTGAGGAATGGCTGCCTTCGATGGCACTACACCTATTATTATATAGAGCCTTTGGCTGGCAGGCACCTGAGTTTGCACACCTACCACTGATACTCAAGCCTGTGGGCAACGGGAAGCTCAGCAAGCGCGATGGGATAAAGTACGGCTTCCCTGTCTTCCCAATGGAATGGGAAGAGGAAGGCACACTGCTCAAAGGCTTTAGAGGCGAAGGCTACTTCCCTGAGGCACTCATTAACTTCTTGACACTACTAGGCTGGAACCCTGGTGGCGATAAGGAGATTTTCTCCATAGAGGAGCTTATTGAGCTGTTCGATTTGGAGAAAGTACACAAGGCAGGAGCGCGCTTTGATCCTGAGAAGATCAAGTGGTTCAACCATCAATATTTACAGATGAAGAGCGACACTGCACTTGCGGAACTGTTCCAACCTATACTAAAAGAGAAGGGTCTCTCCTACCCTACTGCTGCCTTAGCGCGCGTGGTAGGGCTGATTAAGGAGCGGGCTACCTTTGTGGCAGACTTTTGGGAGCTCGGCAGTTACTTCTTCGTACGCCCCACTGAGTACGATGCAAAGGCACTTAAGAAGCAATGGAAGGACAATACCTCCGAAATCATCGACGAGGTGAGCGATATTCTCCGCAATGCAGAGAGTTTCAGTTCATTAGCTTTGGAAGAACGCATCAAGCAATATATTGAAGAGAAAGGTTACGGCTTCGGACAGGTGATGCCACCTCTACGGTTAGCCCTTGTAGGCGAGATGAAGGGTCCTCATATCTTTGATATTATGGAAATTATCGGTAAAGAGGAAACACTTGATCGGTTGAAAAACATACAGTTAGCTACCAAAGGGTAA
- a CDS encoding aspartate kinase, with protein sequence MKTVSAAVEQYIKSKPFLQTALSQGIINLTSLARIIRKEIQGETSHREVRNGAIVMALKRLSTDMEFRSTHRIVKVLKNIGNIIIRPNLTDYTFLVSETLMNCQAELLKNLQHKSDVFCATTRGVNESTIIVSNSVESLVEKIFSKEKCLHKFTDLGSISVKLPEENVSTSGLYYFIFQRLAWEGVSMNEVISTANEFTIVVPEEQVDVAFKVIKDLKLL encoded by the coding sequence ATGAAAACAGTATCCGCAGCCGTTGAGCAATACATTAAGTCGAAACCGTTTCTACAAACGGCACTTTCGCAAGGGATCATCAACCTGACCTCTTTGGCGCGTATTATCCGCAAAGAGATACAGGGTGAGACATCGCATCGTGAGGTGCGCAATGGAGCGATAGTGATGGCACTCAAACGCCTCTCTACCGATATGGAGTTCCGCTCTACACACCGTATTGTAAAGGTACTCAAGAATATAGGCAACATCATCATCCGTCCTAACCTGACGGACTACACCTTCTTGGTATCGGAGACACTGATGAACTGTCAGGCGGAACTGTTGAAGAACCTACAACACAAAAGCGATGTGTTCTGTGCTACTACACGCGGTGTAAACGAGTCTACCATCATTGTCAGCAATAGCGTTGAGAGCTTGGTAGAGAAGATTTTCAGTAAGGAAAAATGCTTGCACAAGTTTACCGACTTAGGCTCTATCAGCGTGAAGTTGCCAGAAGAAAACGTCTCTACCTCAGGGCTTTATTACTTTATCTTCCAACGATTGGCGTGGGAAGGGGTGAGTATGAACGAGGTGATTTCCACTGCAAATGAGTTCACCATCGTAGTGCCTGAGGAGCAGGTAGATGTGGCTTTTAAAGTGATTAAGGATTTAAAATTATTATAG
- a CDS encoding YraN family protein — translation MAAHNDFGKEGEEDAVQFLVDNGHSILERNYRFGHAEIDIISTKANVLHITEVKARNSTAYGAPESFVNKQKMGLLIKAANHYVSVKNLDMEVQFDIISIVKNSVEYDITYIEDAFYPF, via the coding sequence ATGGCAGCGCATAATGATTTTGGCAAAGAGGGCGAAGAGGATGCAGTGCAGTTCCTCGTTGACAACGGGCATAGCATCTTGGAACGCAACTACAGATTTGGGCACGCGGAGATCGACATCATCTCCACAAAGGCTAATGTGCTGCATATCACAGAGGTAAAAGCACGCAATTCAACTGCTTATGGTGCGCCAGAGTCGTTTGTGAACAAGCAGAAGATGGGGCTGCTCATCAAGGCGGCAAACCACTATGTGAGTGTGAAAAACTTGGATATGGAGGTGCAATTTGATATTATTTCGATTGTGAAAAACAGTGTGGAATACGATATTACGTATATTGAAGATGCGTTTTATCCGTTCTAA
- the mnmA gene encoding tRNA 2-thiouridine(34) synthase MnmA, translated as MKRVVVGLSGGVDSSVAAYLLKEQGYEVIGLFMKNWHDDSVTISDECPWLEDSNDALLVAEKLGIPFQTVDMSEPYKQRIVDYMFAEYECGRTPNPDVLCNREIKFDVFMQLALSLGADYVATGHYCRKEVIEIGGKPVYRLLMGVDPNKDQSYFLCQLSQDQLSKALFPIGEMLKPEVRTIAKAQGLVTAEKRDSQGLCFVGKVRLPDFLQQKLLPKEGAIIEIPATWHGYAERAEQRLFECYEDELKYLSQRYVYQPSDGKRVGTHQGAHFFTKGQRKGLNVGGTPEPLFVLETDVNENVIYAGQGHTHSGLFRSALFIKKEDVHWVREDLRLQPYENKDAMVRIRYRQPLQEAKLYAVPDGLYIHFKEPQSAITEGQFAVWYEGEELLGSGVIA; from the coding sequence ATGAAAAGAGTAGTAGTGGGCTTAAGTGGGGGAGTGGATAGCAGTGTGGCTGCGTATCTACTTAAGGAACAGGGGTATGAGGTTATAGGTCTGTTTATGAAGAATTGGCACGACGATTCGGTTACCATTTCGGATGAATGCCCTTGGCTTGAGGATAGCAACGATGCCCTTTTGGTAGCTGAAAAGCTCGGCATTCCTTTCCAAACCGTGGATATGAGTGAACCTTATAAGCAGCGTATTGTCGATTATATGTTTGCCGAGTACGAGTGTGGGCGCACGCCTAACCCTGATGTGCTCTGCAATCGCGAGATAAAGTTTGATGTCTTTATGCAGTTGGCACTGAGCCTTGGTGCTGATTACGTTGCCACAGGGCATTACTGCCGCAAAGAGGTAATTGAGATAGGAGGAAAGCCTGTATACCGCTTGCTGATGGGGGTAGACCCTAATAAGGATCAGTCGTATTTTCTTTGTCAACTCTCACAGGATCAGCTCAGTAAAGCATTATTTCCGATAGGGGAGATGCTCAAGCCCGAAGTGCGTACCATTGCTAAAGCCCAAGGGTTAGTTACTGCTGAAAAGCGTGATTCTCAAGGGCTTTGCTTTGTAGGAAAAGTACGCTTACCCGATTTCCTTCAACAGAAATTACTACCCAAAGAAGGGGCTATTATAGAAATACCTGCTACTTGGCACGGCTATGCAGAACGCGCTGAGCAGCGTCTTTTTGAGTGCTATGAAGATGAGCTCAAATACTTATCGCAACGCTATGTGTATCAACCTTCTGATGGAAAGAGAGTCGGCACACATCAGGGGGCGCATTTCTTCACCAAGGGGCAACGTAAAGGCTTAAATGTCGGTGGCACACCCGAGCCGTTGTTTGTGCTGGAAACCGATGTAAATGAGAACGTTATCTATGCAGGGCAAGGACACACGCACAGCGGTCTGTTCAGGAGTGCCTTATTTATTAAGAAGGAAGATGTGCATTGGGTTCGCGAAGATTTGCGATTGCAGCCTTATGAGAATAAAGATGCTATGGTACGCATTCGCTACCGTCAGCCATTGCAGGAAGCTAAATTATACGCTGTCCCTGATGGATTGTATATTCATTTTAAAGAACCTCAAAGTGCCATCACTGAAGGGCAATTTGCCGTCTGGTATGAAGGCGAGGAACTATTAGGTAGCGGGGTGATTGCATAG